Proteins from a single region of Haloarcula laminariae:
- a CDS encoding biotin--[acetyl-CoA-carboxylase] ligase produces MQETRERVLAAVADGPVSGPDIAARLDVSRAAVWKHVEALREAGFAITSEDDGYALTGVPDFGGPAVAHELDAPYEIEYHESIPSTNARARELADQGASDVVVLADEQTGGRGRLDREWHSPSGGIWLSVLFRPDVPMAGAPVFTLAAAVAVTRAAREAGVEAVIKWPNDVLVEVGGEERKLVGILTEMEGEADRVSWVIVGIGINANVDPGALPSGAAATSLSAVRGEPVDRRRFTQRVLEAFDTLGTDRDAILDAWREYASTLGRTVRIDTPDGEVVGEAVDIAYPGSLVVDTGEERVTVAAGDCDHLRPL; encoded by the coding sequence ATGCAAGAGACACGCGAGCGGGTTCTCGCCGCCGTCGCCGACGGGCCGGTCTCCGGGCCGGACATCGCCGCCCGGCTCGACGTCTCCCGGGCGGCCGTCTGGAAACACGTCGAGGCGCTCCGCGAGGCGGGCTTCGCTATCACGAGCGAGGACGACGGCTACGCGCTCACCGGGGTCCCCGACTTCGGCGGGCCGGCCGTGGCCCACGAACTCGACGCGCCGTACGAGATAGAGTACCACGAGTCCATCCCGAGTACGAACGCCCGCGCCCGGGAGCTCGCCGACCAGGGCGCGAGCGACGTGGTCGTGCTGGCGGACGAACAGACCGGCGGGCGCGGCCGGCTCGACCGGGAGTGGCACTCCCCCAGCGGCGGCATCTGGCTCTCGGTCCTCTTTCGGCCCGACGTCCCGATGGCGGGCGCGCCGGTCTTTACCCTCGCGGCGGCCGTCGCGGTCACCCGCGCGGCCCGCGAGGCCGGCGTCGAGGCGGTCATCAAGTGGCCCAACGACGTGCTCGTCGAGGTCGGCGGGGAGGAGCGCAAACTCGTCGGCATCCTCACCGAGATGGAGGGCGAGGCCGACCGCGTCTCGTGGGTCATCGTCGGCATCGGCATCAACGCGAACGTCGACCCCGGCGCGCTCCCGAGCGGGGCCGCCGCGACGAGCCTCTCGGCGGTCCGGGGCGAGCCGGTCGACCGGCGGCGGTTCACCCAGCGGGTGCTGGAGGCGTTCGACACGCTCGGGACGGACAGGGACGCCATCCTCGACGCGTGGCGCGAGTACGCCTCGACGCTGGGGCGGACAGTCCGAATCGACACCCCCGACGGGGAGGTCGTCGGCGAGGCCGTCGACATCGCGTATCCGGGGTCGCTGGTCGTCGATACGGGCGAGGAGCGGGTCACCGTCGCCGCCGGCGACTGCGACCACCTCCGGCCGCTATGA
- a CDS encoding DUF6517 family protein, with the protein MRLRRTGAVLAVCLFLSVAGCTGLALEEESAFVAGEANVTGADELAYTHNTTEWQNVTRSVEAAGQEREVTVSNRGELFVARNADGSPGAAFAIVSSPQIRLAGQEMNPVAGWSQRDLLTEFSGQFNQYGNLTDVEERETRQVTMLGTEADMRVFNATMDGDDGETHDVVVSVAKVKHEGDYVVVVGIRGLNGADLSATSGDTETLVRELEHDSTS; encoded by the coding sequence ATGAGACTCAGACGGACTGGAGCGGTCCTCGCGGTCTGCCTGTTCCTGTCAGTTGCCGGGTGTACTGGATTGGCTCTGGAGGAGGAGAGCGCTTTCGTCGCGGGCGAAGCGAACGTGACCGGGGCGGACGAACTGGCCTACACCCACAACACGACTGAGTGGCAAAACGTCACCCGCTCCGTCGAAGCCGCCGGGCAGGAGCGGGAAGTGACGGTGTCGAACCGCGGGGAGCTGTTCGTCGCCCGGAACGCGGACGGCTCGCCCGGGGCGGCGTTCGCCATCGTTAGCTCGCCCCAGATTCGGCTGGCCGGTCAGGAGATGAATCCGGTCGCCGGCTGGTCACAGCGGGACCTCCTGACGGAGTTCTCCGGGCAGTTCAACCAGTACGGGAACCTGACTGACGTCGAGGAGCGGGAGACGCGACAGGTCACGATGCTGGGGACGGAGGCCGACATGCGGGTGTTCAACGCGACCATGGACGGCGACGACGGCGAGACCCACGACGTAGTCGTCAGCGTCGCGAAAGTCAAGCACGAGGGGGATTACGTCGTCGTGGTCGGCATCCGGGGGCTGAACGGCGCCGACCTGTCTGCGACAAGCGGTGACACCGAGACCCTCGTCCGCGAGCTCGAACACGATAGTACCAGTTGA
- a CDS encoding acetyl/propionyl/methylcrotonyl-CoA carboxylase subunit alpha, translated as MFDKVLVANRGEIAVRVMRACDELGIGTVAVYSEADKHSGHVRYADEAYNVGPARAADSYLDQEAIIETAQQADADAIHPGYGFLAENADFARKVEAADGVTWIGPAGDAMEKLGEKTKARNIMQDADVPIVPGTTDPVTEPEEVVEFGEENGFPIAIKAEGGGGGRGMKIVHSADEAEEQLESAKREGEAYFSNDSVYLERYLENPRHIEVQIIADHEGNVRHLGERDCSLQRRHQKVIEEGPSAALSDELREKIGEAARRGVRAADYYNAGTVEFLVEEDPERGPDEVLGPDANFYFLEVNTRIQVEHCVTEEITDIDIVKWQIRVAQDERLSFDQDDVDIEGHAMEFRINAENAAEDFAPANSGELEVYDPPGGIGVRMDDALRQGDELVTDYDSMIAKLIVSGSDREEVIERGKRALAEFDIEGFPTVIPFHRLMLTDEEFVNSTHTTKYLDETLEKSRIEDAQERWGTVTESAGDDEDEEVVEREFTVEVNGKRFDVDLEEHGAPPIDVGDVDTSGGGNRPDRSGGGGGSGDGGGGSSVEGQEVTAEMQGTILEVSVDEGDEIAAGDVLCVLEAMKMENDIVAERGGVVKDVAIGEGDSVDMGDLLFVIGSE; from the coding sequence ATGTTTGATAAGGTGCTCGTCGCCAACCGCGGGGAAATCGCGGTTCGTGTCATGCGCGCGTGCGACGAGTTGGGCATCGGAACGGTCGCGGTCTACTCCGAGGCGGACAAACACTCCGGACACGTTCGCTACGCCGACGAGGCGTACAACGTCGGACCGGCCCGGGCCGCCGACTCCTATCTGGACCAGGAGGCCATCATCGAGACGGCCCAGCAGGCCGACGCCGACGCCATCCACCCCGGCTACGGCTTCCTCGCCGAGAACGCGGACTTCGCCCGGAAGGTCGAGGCCGCCGACGGCGTCACGTGGATCGGCCCCGCCGGCGACGCCATGGAGAAACTCGGGGAGAAGACGAAGGCCCGAAACATCATGCAGGACGCCGACGTGCCCATCGTCCCGGGGACGACCGACCCCGTCACCGAGCCCGAGGAGGTCGTCGAGTTCGGGGAGGAGAACGGGTTCCCCATCGCCATCAAGGCCGAGGGCGGCGGCGGCGGCCGCGGGATGAAAATCGTCCACAGCGCCGACGAGGCCGAGGAGCAACTGGAGTCGGCAAAGCGGGAGGGGGAGGCGTACTTCTCGAACGACTCGGTGTACCTCGAACGCTACCTGGAGAACCCGCGCCACATCGAGGTCCAGATAATCGCCGACCACGAGGGTAACGTCCGCCACCTGGGCGAACGGGACTGCTCGCTCCAGCGCCGTCACCAGAAGGTCATCGAAGAGGGGCCCTCCGCCGCCCTCTCGGACGAGCTCCGTGAGAAAATCGGCGAGGCCGCCCGCCGCGGCGTCCGCGCGGCCGACTACTACAACGCCGGCACCGTCGAGTTCCTCGTCGAGGAGGACCCCGAGCGCGGGCCCGACGAGGTCCTCGGTCCCGATGCGAACTTCTACTTCCTCGAAGTCAACACGCGCATCCAGGTCGAACACTGCGTCACCGAGGAGATAACCGACATCGACATCGTCAAGTGGCAGATTCGGGTCGCCCAGGACGAGCGCCTCTCCTTCGACCAGGACGACGTCGACATCGAGGGCCACGCCATGGAGTTCCGCATCAACGCGGAGAACGCCGCGGAGGACTTCGCGCCGGCAAACAGCGGCGAGCTGGAGGTGTACGACCCGCCCGGCGGCATCGGCGTGCGGATGGACGACGCCCTCCGGCAGGGCGACGAACTCGTCACCGACTACGACTCGATGATAGCGAAGCTCATCGTCTCCGGGAGCGACCGCGAGGAGGTCATCGAGCGCGGGAAGCGGGCGCTCGCTGAGTTCGACATCGAGGGGTTCCCGACGGTCATCCCCTTCCACCGGCTGATGCTCACCGACGAGGAGTTCGTCAACTCCACCCACACGACCAAGTATCTCGACGAGACCCTAGAGAAGTCCCGCATCGAGGACGCCCAGGAGCGGTGGGGTACTGTGACCGAGTCCGCCGGGGACGACGAGGACGAGGAGGTCGTCGAGCGGGAGTTCACCGTCGAGGTCAACGGCAAGCGCTTCGACGTGGACCTGGAGGAGCACGGCGCCCCGCCCATCGACGTCGGCGACGTCGACACCTCCGGCGGCGGGAATCGGCCCGACCGGTCCGGCGGCGGTGGCGGCTCGGGCGACGGCGGTGGCGGCTCCAGCGTCGAGGGCCAGGAGGTCACCGCGGAGATGCAGGGTACTATCCTCGAAGTGAGCGTCGACGAGGGCGACGAAATCGCGGCCGGCGACGTGCTCTGCGTGCTCGAAGCGATGAAGATGGAAAACGACATCGTGGCCGAGCGGGGCGGCGTCGTCAAGGACGTCGCCATCGGCGAGGGCGACTCCGTCGACATGGGCGACCTGCTCTTCGTCATCGGGTCGGAGTAG
- a CDS encoding acyl-CoA carboxylase subunit beta — translation MSHDDRIEELRERKAAAERGGGEERIEAQHEKGKLTARERIDYFLDDDTFVEIDALREHRSTNFDMDEKHVPGDGVVVGYGKVNGERVYVFAHDFTVFGGSLGEAFAQKVCKVMDKAIENGAPIIGLNDSAGARIQEGIDSLAGYADIFHRNQKASGVVPQISAIMGPCAGGAVYSPAITDFVYMVEETSHMFITGPDVIETVTGEEVGFDELGGANTHATESGVAHFTAADEKDALDDIRYLLSYLPPNNVADPPRVEPWDDPERRDESLVDTVPDAPQKPYDMTEVIGSVLDEDSFFEVAEGFARNIITGFARLDGHSVGVVGNQPRFNAGTLDIEASRKAARFVRFCDAFNIPIITFVDVPGFMPGKDQEKNGIITHGAKLLYAYSEATVPLLTVITRKAYGGAYDVMASKHIGADVNYAWPMAEIAVMGPQGAVNVLYSDELEDADDVEARRQQLIDEYRDAFANPYTAAERGFVDDVLEPAETRPRLISDLELLRNKRKDQPDRKHGNIPL, via the coding sequence ATGAGCCACGACGACCGCATCGAAGAGCTACGCGAGCGCAAGGCGGCCGCGGAGCGGGGCGGCGGCGAGGAGCGTATCGAGGCCCAACACGAGAAGGGGAAACTCACCGCCCGCGAGCGCATCGACTACTTCCTCGACGACGACACGTTCGTCGAGATAGACGCCCTGCGCGAACACCGCTCGACGAACTTTGACATGGACGAAAAGCACGTCCCCGGCGACGGCGTCGTCGTCGGCTACGGGAAGGTAAACGGCGAGCGCGTCTACGTCTTCGCCCACGACTTCACCGTCTTCGGCGGGTCGCTGGGGGAGGCCTTCGCCCAGAAGGTCTGTAAGGTGATGGACAAGGCCATCGAGAACGGCGCCCCCATCATCGGGCTGAACGATTCGGCCGGCGCCCGCATCCAGGAGGGCATCGACTCGCTCGCGGGCTATGCCGACATCTTCCACCGGAACCAGAAAGCGAGCGGCGTAGTCCCGCAGATATCGGCCATCATGGGCCCGTGTGCCGGCGGCGCGGTGTACTCCCCCGCCATCACCGACTTCGTCTACATGGTCGAGGAGACCAGCCACATGTTCATCACCGGGCCGGACGTCATCGAGACGGTCACCGGCGAGGAGGTGGGGTTCGACGAGCTCGGCGGCGCGAACACCCACGCCACGGAGTCGGGGGTCGCACACTTCACGGCCGCCGACGAGAAGGACGCGCTGGACGACATCCGCTATCTGCTCTCCTATCTCCCGCCGAACAACGTCGCCGACCCACCCCGCGTCGAGCCCTGGGACGACCCCGAGCGCCGCGACGAGAGCCTGGTCGATACGGTGCCGGACGCCCCGCAGAAACCCTACGACATGACCGAGGTCATCGGGAGCGTCCTCGACGAGGACTCCTTTTTCGAGGTCGCCGAGGGGTTCGCCCGCAACATCATCACCGGCTTCGCCCGACTGGACGGGCATAGCGTCGGCGTCGTCGGCAACCAACCGCGGTTCAACGCGGGGACGCTGGACATCGAAGCGTCGCGGAAGGCCGCCCGGTTCGTCCGCTTCTGTGACGCGTTCAACATCCCCATCATCACCTTCGTCGACGTGCCCGGCTTCATGCCGGGGAAGGACCAGGAGAAAAACGGTATCATCACCCACGGCGCGAAGCTGCTGTACGCCTACAGCGAGGCGACGGTGCCGCTGCTGACGGTCATCACCCGCAAGGCCTACGGCGGTGCCTACGACGTGATGGCCTCGAAGCACATCGGCGCCGACGTCAACTACGCCTGGCCGATGGCCGAAATCGCGGTGATGGGGCCCCAGGGCGCCGTCAACGTCCTCTACAGCGACGAACTGGAGGACGCCGACGACGTCGAGGCCCGCCGCCAACAACTCATCGACGAGTACCGCGACGCCTTCGCGAACCCCTACACCGCCGCCGAGCGGGGCTTCGTCGACGACGTGCTGGAGCCCGCCGAGACACGGCCGCGGCTCATCTCGGACCTGGAGCTGTTGCGGAACAAGCGCAAGGACCAGCCCGACCGCAAACACGGCAACATCCCGCTGTAG
- a CDS encoding uracil-DNA glycosylase family protein, giving the protein MKNVTATLHNPFGFEAPCEPFVPGYGDANADFHVIGDNPRVHGGGESGIPFTGTAAAERLQRALVAGGLLAEAGTPPTVEKTYLSYLYMCGDREPTDDDYADHEPLFDTEVRAITSHVLFPVGERATRHVFENMTAERAEDVVMDELHATEVRGSGWLVYPIKEPADWTDADEDALVAALTALLATDYRQEAELGRFLPGDDVWRVR; this is encoded by the coding sequence GTGAAGAACGTCACGGCAACGCTGCACAACCCCTTCGGCTTCGAGGCGCCGTGTGAGCCGTTCGTCCCAGGATACGGCGATGCGAACGCCGACTTCCACGTCATCGGTGACAACCCCCGCGTCCACGGCGGGGGCGAGTCGGGGATTCCCTTTACCGGAACCGCCGCCGCCGAGCGTCTCCAGCGGGCGCTCGTCGCCGGCGGCCTGCTCGCCGAGGCCGGCACGCCGCCGACCGTCGAGAAGACGTACCTCTCCTATCTGTACATGTGTGGCGACCGCGAGCCGACCGACGACGACTACGCGGACCACGAACCGCTGTTCGACACCGAGGTCCGGGCCATCACCTCCCACGTCCTGTTCCCGGTCGGCGAACGGGCGACGAGACACGTCTTCGAGAACATGACCGCCGAGCGGGCCGAGGACGTGGTGATGGACGAGCTCCACGCCACGGAGGTCCGGGGGAGCGGGTGGCTGGTCTACCCGATAAAGGAGCCCGCCGACTGGACCGACGCCGACGAGGACGCGCTGGTGGCGGCCCTGACTGCGCTGCTGGCGACTGACTACCGCCAGGAAGCCGAACTCGGCCGGTTCCTCCCCGGCGACGACGTCTGGCGGGTCCGGTAA
- a CDS encoding helix-turn-helix transcriptional regulator, which yields MEETLAEIEFLALSPNRVTVLESLAEGRRTRSELAEATGASQATLGRILGDFEDRDWATRIDGGYAATATGRLVAEGFRDLLDVMAVERELRDVVAYLPTEAMEFDLRHLADATIVTPTQTRPNAPLQRLLALMRDAESVTAFSHALNDQSLSVVADRLGAQEFEAVLTRGAVDSLTADETLRARLRRVVSAPSAGVRVADGDIPVAVTVADDVVNFLVRDDRGVVQASVDTTDPAVREWAQRRYEHYRVNSEPLTAEDLDG from the coding sequence ATGGAGGAGACGCTGGCGGAGATAGAGTTCCTCGCGCTCTCTCCCAATCGGGTCACGGTCCTCGAATCGCTCGCCGAGGGACGGCGGACCCGCTCGGAGCTGGCCGAGGCGACCGGGGCCTCCCAGGCCACGCTGGGCCGTATCCTCGGGGACTTCGAGGACCGCGACTGGGCGACGCGAATAGACGGCGGCTACGCGGCGACGGCGACCGGGCGGCTCGTCGCCGAGGGGTTTCGCGACCTCCTGGACGTGATGGCGGTCGAGCGGGAGCTACGCGACGTGGTCGCCTACCTCCCGACCGAGGCCATGGAGTTCGACCTGCGGCACCTGGCCGACGCGACTATCGTCACGCCGACCCAGACACGGCCGAACGCCCCGCTCCAGCGGTTGCTGGCGCTCATGCGGGACGCCGAGTCGGTGACGGCGTTCTCGCACGCGCTCAACGACCAGAGCCTCTCGGTCGTGGCCGACCGCCTCGGGGCACAGGAGTTCGAGGCGGTGCTCACCCGCGGCGCCGTCGACTCGCTGACGGCCGACGAGACGCTCCGGGCACGACTCCGGCGCGTGGTCTCGGCCCCGTCGGCCGGCGTCCGGGTGGCGGACGGCGACATTCCGGTGGCCGTCACCGTCGCCGACGACGTGGTCAATTTCCTGGTCCGTGACGACCGCGGAGTGGTCCAGGCGTCGGTCGATACGACCGACCCCGCCGTCAGGGAGTGGGCTCAGCGCCGCTACGAACACTACCGCGTGAACTCCGAGCCGCTGACGGCCGAGGACTTAGACGGCTGA
- a CDS encoding DMT family transporter, whose translation MVSRKTILLGALVSVLFGGTFVATKSGLAQFPPLLFVALRYDVAAVVLGAYVLATRSGAALVPRTRGDIAGILATGLVALGLTNALLFVGQADATSAVGAILFSLNPILTPVFAALLLTDERLSLRGGIGLAVGLLGVALVVNPDPATFTSGGIGKLLLFAGAVTGALGSVLIRWSDGDLDSTVRTAWGLPVGAALCHALSLGAGESVGAVQWGLPALLALGYVGVFAGAVAYVAYFGLLDRTGATNANLVFYVVPVVSTLGGWALLGESIAPIAGVGFLVVFAGFAILGSESISLPFSGGPPPRSTGHVDAD comes from the coding sequence GTGGTCTCACGAAAGACTATCCTGCTCGGTGCGCTGGTAAGCGTCCTCTTCGGCGGGACCTTCGTCGCGACGAAGTCGGGACTGGCCCAGTTTCCCCCGCTGTTGTTCGTGGCCCTTCGCTACGACGTGGCCGCGGTCGTCCTGGGTGCCTACGTCCTGGCGACGCGCTCGGGCGCGGCGCTGGTTCCGCGGACCCGCGGCGACATTGCCGGCATCCTCGCGACCGGACTGGTCGCGCTCGGACTGACCAACGCCCTCCTGTTCGTCGGACAGGCCGACGCGACGAGCGCCGTCGGCGCCATCCTCTTCAGCCTCAACCCCATCCTGACGCCGGTGTTCGCCGCCCTGTTGCTGACCGACGAGCGCCTCTCACTGCGGGGCGGTATCGGCCTCGCCGTCGGCCTGCTGGGCGTCGCACTGGTGGTCAACCCCGACCCCGCTACGTTCACCAGCGGCGGTATCGGCAAGCTACTGCTCTTCGCCGGCGCGGTCACCGGCGCGCTGGGGAGCGTCCTCATCCGGTGGAGCGACGGCGACCTGGACAGCACCGTCCGGACGGCCTGGGGCCTCCCGGTCGGCGCGGCGCTGTGTCACGCCTTGAGCCTCGGCGCCGGCGAGTCCGTCGGCGCGGTCCAGTGGGGGCTCCCGGCGCTGCTCGCGCTGGGCTACGTCGGCGTCTTCGCCGGCGCCGTCGCGTACGTGGCGTACTTCGGCCTGCTCGACCGTACCGGCGCGACCAACGCCAACCTCGTGTTCTACGTGGTCCCGGTCGTCTCGACGCTGGGCGGGTGGGCGCTGCTGGGCGAGAGTATCGCTCCGATAGCCGGTGTGGGCTTCCTCGTCGTCTTCGCCGGGTTCGCGATTCTGGGCAGCGAGTCCATCTCCCTCCCGTTCTCGGGCGGGCCGCCGCCTCGAAGCACCGGCCACGTCGACGCCGACTAG